The Longimicrobium sp. genome contains the following window.
CATGTGGACGAACGCGGCCGGCACCATGTACTCCGGCAGCCGCTCGGCCAGGTGGGCGCGCAGCACCGCCGCGGCCGCACCGTCGCCCGTGTAGTAGGCCACCAGCCGCGGGTCGCCCACCTGCCCATCGCGCGCCACCACCACCGCCTCGCGCACCGCCGGGTGCTCGGCCAGCCGCGCCTCGATCTCGCCCAGCTCGATGCGGAACCCGCGCACCTTCACCTGCGAGTCGGCACGGCCCATGAACTCGATGGTCCCGTCCGGCAGCCACCGCCCCAGGTCGCCCGTGCGGTACAGCCGCGCGCCGGGCTGCGTGCCGAAGGGATCGGGGAGATAGCGCTCCGCCGTCTGCCCGGGGAGCCGCCGGTATCCGCGCGTGACTCCGGCGCCGCCCAGGTACAGCTCGCCCGTCACCCCCACCGGCACCGGTTCGCCGGCCCCGTCCAGCACGTAGATCTGGGCGTTGGCGATGGGGCGGCCCGGCGGCATGGAGCGGCTGGAGTAGCTCGACAGGTCTGCCCGCGCGTAGTGGTGCGCCGTGATCCCGGTGGCCTCGGTGGAGCCGTACGGGTTCAGGAACACCGGACGGGGCTCCGGCACCCGCGCCAGCTGCCGCGGATACAGCGGCTCCCCGCCGAAGACCACGATCCGCAGCCCGCCGATCGCCTTCCCCCCGTCCGCCTCGACCAGCGCCTGGAACCCCGTCGGCGTCAGGTTCATCATGGTGATGCCCGACGCCACGATCTGCGCCGTGATCCTCTGCGGCTCGAACGGCTTGCGCGCCAGGTGCACCCGGCCGCCCACGAACAGCGGAGCCATGAGGTTCCGCTGCGTCAGGTGGAAGCTGAAGGAGGTGACGACCAGCACCGCGTCGCGCTCCGTCATCGCGGTGGCGCCCAGGTACCAGTGCAGCAGGTTGGAGGCGCCCCCGTGCGTCATCATCACGCCCTTGGGCCGGCCCGTGGAGCCCGAGGTGTAGATCACGTACGTCAGGTGGTCCGGCGTCAGCGCCGCGCGCTCCGGGTTCGTGTCCGGCTGCCCCGCCCACCACGCCTCGTCGCCGTCGAGGGACAGCAGGGGCACGTCCAGCCCGGCCAGCCGTCCCGCGAGCGACCCCTGCGTCAGCATCACCACCGGGGCGCTGTCCTGCACCATGTCCAGCAGCCGCTCCCGCGGATAGGCGGGGTCCAAGGGCAGGTACGCGCCCCCCGCCTTCAGCACGCCGAACACGGCCACCACCAGCTCGGGCTCGCGCTCCACGCAGATCCCCACGCGCACGTCGGGGCCCACGCCCAAGGCGCGGAGGTGATGCGCCAGCCGGTTGGCGCGAGCGTTCAGCTCCGCGTACGTCAGCTCCCGGTCTTCGAAGACCACCGCCACCGCGTCGGGCGTGCGCGCGGCCTGCGCTTCGAAGAGCTCGTGGATGTACGAGTCGGCCGGGTACGGCGTCTCCGTGCGGTTCCACTCCTCGGTGACGAGCCTGCGCTCCTCGGCCGAGAGCAGCGGCAGCCGGTCCACCGGCCGGTTCTCATCCGCCGCCATCCCGGCCAGCATCCGGCGCAGGTATCCCGCGTAGCGCTCCACCGTCTCCGGGTCGAACAGCGACGTCGCGAACAGCACCTGGCCCGCGACGCTGCCCTCGTCTTCCCAGAGCTCGAGGGACAGGTCGAGCCCGTCCGGGGTGCGCGGCTCCACGCCCGCCGCGTCGCTCCACGGGGAGGGCAGCTCCGCGTTCCCAGGCGCATCCCGCCACGCGAACGCCGCGCGGAAGAGCGGCGTGGCCGAAGCGGCGCCGTCAAGCTGCACGAGCTCCACCACCCGCTCCCAGGGAAGGTCCTGGTTCCCGAGCGCCCCACGCACCCGCG
Protein-coding sequences here:
- a CDS encoding amino acid adenylation domain-containing protein translates to MDVLAGRTSSTSLPVAVMEGGLLRQQAEYWRETLADAPEPLELPADRPRPAQPDPARAFVRLELDAALAAALRTLGERHGAHVSTTLLAGWAAVLGRLAGQTDLVIGCFENALPVRVDLSGSPTGAELLGRVDARVRGALGNQDLPWERVVELVQLDGAASATPLFRAAFAWRDAPGNAELPSPWSDAAGVEPRTPDGLDLSLELWEDEGSVAGQVLFATSLFDPETVERYAGYLRRMLAGMAADENRPVDRLPLLSAEERRLVTEEWNRTETPYPADSYIHELFEAQAARTPDAVAVVFEDRELTYAELNARANRLAHHLRALGVGPDVRVGICVEREPELVVAVFGVLKAGGAYLPLDPAYPRERLLDMVQDSAPVVMLTQGSLAGRLAGLDVPLLSLDGDEAWWAGQPDTNPERAALTPDHLTYVIYTSGSTGRPKGVMMTHGGASNLLHWYLGATAMTERDAVLVVTSFSFHLTQRNLMAPLFVGGRVHLARKPFEPQRITAQIVASGITMMNLTPTGFQALVEADGGKAIGGLRIVVFGGEPLYPRQLARVPEPRPVFLNPYGSTEATGITAHHYARADLSSYSSRSMPPGRPIANAQIYVLDGAGEPVPVGVTGELYLGGAGVTRGYRRLPGQTAERYLPDPFGTQPGARLYRTGDLGRWLPDGTIEFMGRADSQVKVRGFRIELGEIEARLAEHPAVREAVVVARDGQVGDPRLVAYYTGDGAAAAVLRAHLAERLPEYMVPAAFVHM